In Candidatus Woesearchaeota archaeon, the following are encoded in one genomic region:
- a CDS encoding DUF2391 family protein, translating to MPKKKQKKPTEKRTTALSSVEKKIDLILEQQKLLLEKQNILQQEEKRIEEKEKKIETLEIEEKKEEERIEKVAEEEESTLQQLEELEKEIKQEVKRSPLKKITYRDFTKGMIGAFIGIVAHFSFLEGLDVAENFTMLRASLLYFIAFLIGVSFLYFSGFRSVEDKTILKIIPLRILVIYASAIFVTFIVLAVFGIITMQSNFEEVYKTIAAISILAILGACTADLMGKE from the coding sequence ATGCCAAAGAAGAAGCAAAAAAAACCTACTGAAAAGAGAACCACTGCGTTATCAAGTGTAGAAAAGAAAATAGATCTCATTCTTGAACAACAGAAATTGCTCCTTGAAAAACAAAATATTCTTCAGCAAGAAGAAAAAAGAATTGAAGAGAAAGAAAAAAAGATTGAAACGCTTGAAATAGAGGAAAAGAAGGAAGAAGAAAGAATTGAAAAAGTTGCCGAAGAAGAGGAAAGCACATTGCAGCAGCTTGAAGAGCTCGAAAAAGAAATAAAACAGGAAGTAAAAAGAAGCCCGCTAAAGAAGATAACCTATCGTGATTTTACAAAAGGGATGATCGGCGCGTTTATTGGAATTGTTGCGCATTTTTCTTTTCTTGAAGGGCTTGATGTTGCGGAAAATTTTACCATGCTTCGCGCGTCGTTGCTCTATTTCATCGCTTTTTTGATTGGCGTTTCCTTTCTCTATTTTTCCGGCTTTCGTTCAGTGGAAGACAAAACCATTTTAAAGATAATTCCGTTGCGCATTCTTGTTATTTACGCAAGCGCGATCTTTGTCACATTTATTGTATTGGCTGTGTTTGGAATTATCACCATGCAGTCGAATTTTGAAGAGGTATACAAGACAATCGCCGCGATAAGCATCCTTGCGATATTAGGCGCGTGCACTGCGGATCTCATGGGAAAGGAGTGA
- a CDS encoding P-loop NTPase, whose translation MTKYFAVISAKGGVGKTTTSINLASALSFFGRNVIAIDADLTAPNMSIHLGVPTLPSSIHDALDGKVPLSSCLYYHPCGLRIIPGNIAYESSKAINLAGFKTIIHELDGKAELVIVDGAPGVSPEAQTIIDAVDFVLPITTPDLAAMSDARKTIKMARELNKQVVGIIVNRVRGEEHEIDIQNIEAFLEVPVIGVIPEESSVRAAYQLKGPVLYTHPDGEAALAYKKLAAKVIGEEFQDGLGPKKDTSLTHDILAGWNIIKR comes from the coding sequence ATGACAAAATACTTTGCAGTAATTAGTGCAAAAGGGGGTGTGGGAAAAACAACCACATCAATCAATCTTGCAAGCGCGCTGTCATTTTTTGGCAGAAATGTCATTGCGATTGACGCGGATCTTACTGCGCCAAATATGTCTATTCATCTTGGCGTTCCAACACTTCCATCTTCTATCCATGACGCGCTCGACGGAAAAGTACCATTAAGTTCTTGTTTGTATTATCACCCGTGCGGACTTCGCATTATTCCCGGAAACATCGCGTATGAAAGTTCAAAAGCAATTAATCTTGCAGGGTTCAAAACAATAATCCATGAACTCGATGGAAAAGCAGAGCTTGTTATTGTCGATGGAGCGCCAGGCGTGAGCCCAGAAGCGCAGACAATTATTGACGCGGTGGATTTTGTTCTTCCAATCACCACGCCTGATTTAGCGGCGATGAGCGACGCGAGAAAGACAATCAAGATGGCGCGAGAACTGAATAAACAGGTTGTGGGAATTATTGTCAACAGAGTTCGTGGTGAAGAGCATGAAATTGACATCCAGAATATTGAAGCGTTCCTTGAAGTTCCTGTGATTGGTGTTATTCCTGAAGAGAGCAGTGTTCGCGCTGCGTATCAGTTGAAAGGTCCTGTTCTGTATACGCATCCTGACGGTGAAGCCGCGCTTGCCTATAAAAAGCTCGCGGCAAAAGTAATTGGCGAAGAATTTCAGGATGGTCTTGGACCAAAGAAAGATACTTCTCTCACGCATGATATTCTTGCGGGATGGAATATAATTAAGCGATGA
- a CDS encoding DMT family transporter, which translates to MNKLKEMHFSLLLTAITALCFAFPAIFVKLLMGELSPIGTLTIRFLIAAALFPVVVMIVKKNKLKAIVHAKGDELKEFCILGFLLFASIASLFSSFLYIHANKAMLIYMMYPLFDGILAWIVLKEKITKADIAAMVCTIIGAYFIFGMNSTEEGSMLGYGLAATGTLLFAVYSIFSREVGRCYEYYKRTAWLFIFCFFFFMIAFFITGNPKTILLLNPISWLWLLLFGVISTLIPYMCLSYATVYLKSSVISVMLILGNVIGIGLISWMFSEPMTVPMYIGAGFIIFGFVITTVAEWEEEERKYHHVCHH; encoded by the coding sequence ATGAACAAACTCAAGGAAATGCATTTTTCATTACTTTTAACAGCAATCACCGCTCTCTGTTTTGCGTTTCCAGCGATATTTGTCAAGCTACTGATGGGTGAACTTTCCCCTATTGGGACACTGACCATTCGTTTCTTGATCGCGGCAGCGTTGTTTCCAGTTGTTGTGATGATTGTCAAGAAGAATAAACTCAAAGCAATAGTGCATGCAAAAGGAGACGAGCTCAAAGAGTTTTGTATTTTAGGATTTTTGTTGTTTGCAAGCATTGCGTCATTATTTAGTTCCTTTCTCTATATTCATGCAAACAAAGCAATGTTGATCTACATGATGTATCCGTTGTTTGATGGTATTCTCGCGTGGATCGTTCTGAAAGAAAAAATAACAAAAGCAGATATTGCTGCGATGGTCTGTACAATCATTGGCGCGTATTTCATCTTTGGTATGAATAGTACAGAAGAAGGAAGCATGCTGGGGTATGGGCTTGCGGCAACAGGAACATTGCTTTTTGCGGTGTACTCCATTTTCAGCAGAGAAGTAGGACGTTGTTATGAATATTATAAGAGAACTGCGTGGCTGTTCATTTTCTGTTTCTTTTTCTTTATGATAGCGTTCTTTATAACAGGAAATCCAAAAACAATTTTGCTGCTCAACCCAATAAGCTGGCTCTGGCTCCTTCTGTTTGGGGTAATTAGTACACTTATTCCCTATATGTGTTTGAGTTACGCGACAGTATATTTGAAGTCCTCAGTCATAAGCGTCATGTTAATTTTAGGAAATGTTATAGGGATTGGATTAATTTCATGGATGTTCAGTGAGCCAATGACAGTTCCGATGTATATCGGCGCGGGGTTTATCATCTTTGGTTTTGTGATTACCACCGTTGCAGAGTGGGAAGAGGAAGAGAGAAAGTATCATCATGTTTGTCATCACTAA
- a CDS encoding ATP-binding protein encodes MEEAFTLMNPWWSNNSLNTGIRREKYLVPLLSSLDKKEIAFLTGLRRVGKTTLLKQIIQELLAKTEPNTILYLTLDFITFHGMTIHALIEAFRKMHGHTRDKKIYLFLDEIVHVPSFEQELKNFYDLEHVKIYASSSSASLLRSKNNYLVGRSRIIEIHPLDFSEYLLFKGIIVKKEESYLLDKHFEQYVLYGGLPEYVITGDPQTIKTTIEQIMYKDIIAVYNIKDKETVEKLFLLLCERVGKRLSYAKIARILGCSVDSVRRYIGYFEETFLFYTIERYARSLNERTFSPKKVYIADTGIHTVFVGAKDKGALFENLIFMEIKDNSVHYYFENGKEIDFILVKPKEKIAIEVKYKEKIEKEELSFFHESPFSKKILVQNYKDLQKLSSFIA; translated from the coding sequence ATGGAAGAAGCATTCACATTAATGAATCCGTGGTGGAGTAATAATTCTCTCAATACAGGCATCAGAAGGGAAAAATATCTCGTTCCGCTCCTTTCTTCTCTTGACAAAAAAGAAATTGCCTTTTTGACAGGTTTACGAAGAGTGGGAAAAACAACGCTTCTTAAACAAATTATTCAGGAACTCCTCGCAAAAACTGAACCAAACACCATTCTTTATCTTACTCTGGACTTTATCACTTTTCATGGAATGACTATTCACGCGCTTATTGAAGCGTTTCGTAAAATGCATGGTCATACACGAGATAAAAAGATTTACTTATTTTTAGATGAGATCGTCCATGTTCCCTCTTTTGAACAAGAGCTTAAGAATTTTTATGATTTGGAGCATGTAAAAATTTATGCCTCCTCTTCTTCAGCGTCTCTACTTCGTTCAAAAAATAATTATCTTGTTGGAAGATCGCGCATTATTGAGATTCATCCTCTTGACTTTTCAGAGTATCTTCTCTTTAAAGGAATCATTGTAAAAAAAGAAGAAAGTTATCTTCTTGACAAACATTTTGAGCAATATGTACTTTATGGTGGACTTCCTGAATATGTTATTACAGGAGATCCTCAAACGATTAAGACAACAATAGAACAAATTATGTATAAAGACATTATTGCTGTTTATAACATTAAAGATAAGGAAACTGTAGAAAAACTCTTCTTGCTTCTCTGTGAGCGCGTGGGAAAGAGACTCAGTTATGCAAAGATTGCGCGTATCTTAGGATGTAGTGTTGATAGTGTTAGAAGATATATTGGTTATTTTGAGGAGACTTTTTTGTTTTATACTATTGAACGATATGCACGCTCTCTTAATGAACGCACTTTTTCTCCTAAAAAAGTATACATCGCTGACACTGGCATTCATACTGTCTTTGTCGGGGCAAAAGACAAGGGCGCTCTTTTTGAAAATCTTATTTTCATGGAAATAAAGGATAATTCTGTCCATTATTATTTTGAAAACGGAAAAGAAATTGATTTTATACTTGTGAAACCGAAAGAAAAGATTGCTATTGAAGTAAAATATAAAGAAAAAATAGAAAAAGAAGAGCTTTCTTTCTTTCATGAGTCTCCATTCTCAAAAAAAATACTCGTTCAAAATTACAAAGATTTGCAGAAGCTCTCTTCCTTCATCGCTTAA
- a CDS encoding type II toxin-antitoxin system VapC family toxin, which yields MIDSNLWIEYFSGSLLGKKVQALIEGEEKIMISTINIAEIYRHVLSKRNKADAERANEILLQYSFSIPVTNEIAKAAAILKHEKKVGLADAIIYATATQENAQVITADNDFRGFENTQIIS from the coding sequence TTGATTGATTCAAATTTGTGGATAGAGTATTTCTCTGGATCCCTTCTTGGAAAAAAAGTGCAAGCACTTATTGAAGGAGAAGAAAAGATAATGATAAGTACAATCAATATTGCAGAAATATATCGACATGTGCTGAGCAAGAGAAATAAAGCAGACGCAGAAAGAGCGAATGAAATTCTCCTGCAATATAGTTTTAGTATTCCTGTAACAAATGAGATTGCGAAAGCAGCTGCAATTCTGAAACATGAAAAAAAGGTAGGACTTGCAGATGCGATTATTTACGCGACAGCAACGCAGGAAAATGCGCAGGTAATAACAGCAGACAATGATTTCAGAGGATTTGAGAATACACAAATAATTTCATAG